From a single Desulfatibacillum aliphaticivorans DSM 15576 genomic region:
- a CDS encoding GTP-binding protein, which yields MSNNLVIFGPAHAGKSTLAGYLRVRLDSSFNFNKHVDSIKDEKWFTDDKALSSIVDTAKKERELRDTSSKLGTSRFIHSYGIENQNNSNKIYSNLTIIDTPGAQHKYKERIKGMYFGEIGVFVIEAKKVLNTTIDNIHEYYSPLMLWKKLEGKHRL from the coding sequence ATGTCAAACAATCTCGTAATATTTGGCCCCGCTCATGCAGGAAAAAGTACACTTGCAGGGTATCTTCGAGTTAGACTCGACTCTTCCTTTAATTTTAATAAGCATGTCGATTCAATCAAAGATGAAAAGTGGTTTACTGATGATAAAGCCCTCAGCAGTATTGTAGATACAGCAAAAAAGGAAAGAGAATTACGTGACACATCAAGCAAATTAGGAACAAGTCGTTTTATTCATTCATATGGGATAGAAAATCAAAATAATAGCAATAAAATATATAGTAACTTAACAATTATTGATACTCCAGGAGCACAGCATAAATATAAAGAGCGGATTAAAGGGATGTATTTCGGTGAAATTGGTGTCTTTGTTATAGAGGCTAAAAAAGTTTTAAATACCACAATCGATAACATACATGAGTACTATTCGCCTTTGATGTTATGGAAAAAGTTGGAAGGCAAACATCGTCTGTAA